The proteins below are encoded in one region of Metabacillus dongyingensis:
- a CDS encoding DNA alkylation repair protein — MTYAIKLRDVFSQHADQEKAFAMEKYMRNQFRFFGIKSPERKEITKQFLKHHGRPDHLKTTILELWTFEERELLYAAVDILLLEKKKLGQLDIEWIKHLIITNSWWDTVDLIASNIIGHLVIKNPELRETHLDQWTDSDNFWLQRTAILHQLKYKQKTDEAWLYDVILKHSASAEFFIQKAIGWSLREYSKTNPDSVRTFIAGNELPSLSRREGMKYL, encoded by the coding sequence ATGACCTACGCTATTAAGCTTAGAGACGTTTTTTCACAGCATGCAGATCAGGAAAAAGCTTTTGCGATGGAGAAGTATATGCGCAATCAATTTCGTTTTTTTGGAATAAAATCACCTGAAAGAAAAGAAATTACGAAGCAATTCCTTAAACACCACGGACGGCCTGATCACTTAAAAACCACGATATTGGAACTTTGGACGTTTGAAGAAAGGGAACTATTATATGCTGCGGTCGATATTCTTCTGCTTGAAAAAAAGAAGCTTGGGCAGCTGGACATAGAATGGATAAAACACCTGATCATTACAAACTCCTGGTGGGATACAGTGGATCTAATTGCATCTAACATAATCGGTCACCTCGTTATAAAGAATCCCGAATTGCGGGAAACACACCTCGATCAATGGACTGACTCGGACAATTTCTGGCTTCAAAGAACGGCCATCCTGCATCAATTAAAATACAAGCAAAAAACAGACGAAGCCTGGCTTTACGATGTCATCCTAAAGCACTCAGCATCAGCCGAATTTTTCATTCAAAAGGCAATTGGCTGGTCATTGCGCGAATACTCGAAAACAAATCCTGATTCCGTAAGAACATTTATTGCAGGGAATGAATTGCCTTCTTTAAGCAGGCGTGAAGGAATGAAGTATCTGTAA